In the genome of Arabidopsis thaliana chromosome 4, partial sequence, the window AGAATCTGAAGGAAATTCTTGATACTGAGCCTCACCTTTGGTTTGATTATCATAGAGAGAGCTCATGAACCAAGTATGACCTTCAAGTGGTTTGTTCGAAAAACGATAGTCTTTGAGTGGAAGGAATGTCACGGATTCACGTAGCTTCTCCACCAAGGAAGCCGTCTTGTTCTCTGATACTTCTTCATGATTGTGTTTCAGATACGTCAAGAGTGCAGGAGGGAGTGAAAGAGAACGTTGAGTAATTTGAAATGAACAGATttggagaagaacaaaaacagtgACAACGAGGCACAAGACGTTCAAGTAGAACTTAAGAGAGGATAAGCAAGTAACTAGCCTTCGCCAAACACTAGCTTTAGTTGTCATTGTGAATCAAATAGAGTGAGGCAGAATCTGTTTAGTTTGATGGAACTAAATTTGTGAGGAACATATATGGTCAACGGTTAATATAGTCGTGGAAGATCTGGAAGTAACCAACACGTGCTCTCTCCGTTTTTCTCTCTtagttttacaatttttaatacgAGAAGTTTTTCTCATCTCAAAGATAAGTTCACTACTCTGACTTAGATTAGATGCATACAATTATCTACTCGaactatttatataatttaagcCACTGGTCTTTGTTATAGTTCCTGTGCTATGAGTCATTGATCATGTTTGTCGAATTTCGTGCTAGATCTATAGTAGCTGAAATAGATATAAAGTACTATATACCGAATAATTTTTGGATCTTGAACTagaaatttaacattttttttttcttttcatattttacctttagcttttttttttcattaaagaGCAGTTGGCTACATACTCTGTTATTTCAACACCAACATCCATCTAGCGAACCATAACTGTGTTTGCGTCCTACAACATTTgccatctttctttctttaaacttACCCAAAACACTTTTTGCCCACTCGCCAAAATAAGTCTCATTGTATCCGATCCTACCGTTCTTATAGACGGACGACATACATCGCCTATCAGTATCGGGAAACTGACATATTTCCCCATCCGGGTCATGCCACGAGCCTTCATGTCTCATTCCTGACCACCTAGTTCCCCATTGGTACACAAGCTGACCAACTCCTGCAAGCTTACGCCATCCTTTAGGGAGAAATTCCATCACGCTACTATTTCTGTCCATTAGAACCAAATTAGTAAGTTGTGCACCGTGTGGTGATACTAACACATCGGTCATTCTCATCAGCTCCACTTGCTCACAGAATGTTAGattatttgaataagaaaCTTTCAATTCACACCCTTCTACATTTTTACACTCTCTCTTAAAGATATCGATCACGGCTGACTCATTCTTGAATGATCTTGGTCCGGTTCTCATTAGCAATGTCATACCTATTCGTGATTTTGATGTCTCGGACAAGCTTATGTTACAATAGTGTCTGGCTTTGCATCTAATGAGATCAAAGACTTCCATTCTTCTCTCCCTTGACATTCCACCTTCATTATGTCTCATAACAACCGCCTTCTCAAAGCAAACCGGCCTGTTCTTATCACGAAACCGTAAAAATTCTGTGTTCTGACCGTAAGTCGCTGTGATTATCTCGTTCAACCAATTCCCCATCTTGAACCTGAGTTCTCCCCAATGGTATAAAACCCATCTTTGAGGATTTTCGCACTGGTGTCTTAAGCTCCAAGCAACAAATGGGACCATGGCGGACAGTCCATGCCACATATTACCGTAATCGTAATGATTATACGAGACAAATGTCAATCCCTCCTGGAGACTGGCATTGACAGGAAGAGCTTGAGGCCAAGCCAGTGCATAGTAGTTCCATGATCCATCATGCTCATCAACCCCTTTCAAGCACAAAAGCCTTCCTTTCGAAGATTCCGAAGGAAATTCTTGATATTGAACCTCaccttttgtttggttatcgTAGAGAGAGCTCATAAACCAAGTATGACCTTCAAGTGGTTTGTTTGAAAAACGAAGGTCTTTCAGGGGAAGGAATGTTACCGACTCACGTAGTTTCTCCACCAAGTAAGCCGTCTCGTTCTCAGATTTTATTTGTTCaggttcttgttgttgttcttttaGATATGTGAATAGTGAAGGAGGAAGTAAAATGGGTTGTTGGGTAATGTGAAATGACcagatttgaagaagaacaaaaactgtGACGACAAGACACAAGACGTTCAAGGAGAACTTAGGGGAGGCTAAGCAAGTAACTAGATTCCTTGAAACGCTGCGTTTAGTCATGTTTTGAATGGGAAGAGTGAATGAATGTGAAGACTGAAGAAAGAGAATGGTTTTTATCAGATGACATGGGTGAAATGAAACTCGTGAGGCAAAATAAAGCTAACTTTATTTGCCAAAGATGTTGATGCATTGCATGTTTGAAAAACGAACGTTATCACATCTGCGCCAACATTTGTGGCAGTTTTTAGCATCGACTAACACATGcgtcttgttttattttctaaatttgttcagaaagtttttaagaaagaaatatgtatttattttgataaattgaCAACCcgaaattttcatataaactTAAAGAATTTAGATAGTGTTTTACTGCAACTTTAACTAAAAATCATGCACTTATACCAACTTATACGTGTATATATCAAACgtcaccaatttttttatatattactatGAGTAAAGAACCAAGTAAGCACTTTAACAAAccacaaacaaatttaaaatacaacatattaataatcaaaaggaaattaaaggtacaaaatacaaatcatcAAACGGGGGTATGCgtaattaaacaaacaaaaacacaccaCAATGAAACAACTAATTACAACAatcttataataaaatatacatcATCAATCACATGAAGTGATGATAGTTCAAGGACTCGAAGTAGTTGCAGAAGGCGGGGGAGAGAAGAACGGAATGGATGGGAGACTAGTCGGCAGAGAGGGAATGGATGGGAGATTAGTTGGAAGAGAAGGAATGGATGGAATATTAGTCGGAAGAGAAGGAATTGTTGTTGGAAATGAAGGCAAAGTTGGCATTGGAGGCATTGCCGTGGGAATGGTGGGAAGATTTGGTTGTGGCAAAGCTGATGGCATTGGAAATGGAGACATTGCAGTGGGCATTGTGGGGAGAGTTGGTAAAGACGGTTGTGGCAACGTCGATGGCAATGGAGGTAGTCCCATTGTTGGAATAGGCAGATTTGGGATTTGAGGAAGAGGTTGTTGTTGGAGAAGGCGGCGTGAGGCTGAGCAAGTGTTGATCATCATAGAGGAAGAGAGGCACACTAGAAAAGCAATGCGGAAGAGCTTGTATGATGCCATTTTGCTTTGGTTGTGAATCTCTAATTATGGTTAAGCCTTTCTAATTGCTTCTCTTGTATTGCTTGCTTTGTGTTGATGAGAAATTCAAAGATATGCGATTGAGTTTATATAGCGGCAAGAGTCTCTATGGATAACAAAGACCttttattcaaatatcatatatGGTTTGGTTAGGTGTACTTTATGGTTGGCTTGAGCTATTGTTAGTTCAACTTAATGTGTGTTTAATAGATTATTTTGACAATTCAAGGATTTTTATTGAAGTTAGTTCAACAATCAAAACTATCTAACTCTAATACACATGTTAAGTCTATAACCAAACTTTTAAATGTCATTTTAAGCTTATAAATACCAATTACCACCGTAagtatattataaaatctGATGTAACAacataaattttgtgtaaagctatgaaatatgaaataatctccaaaacaccaaataaaacaaacaaaaattatgatcATTATTTTGTCACAGCTGTACCAAAAACTCCAAAATGGAATTTCCCGGTCAAACCGGATACATGGTTTGCCAAATAAAAAACCGGAAAGACGAACAACTAATGGTTTGACGGATATGACCGGTCGAACCGGATAGACAAGcaattgaattttgaaaatctgtGGTCATTCCCGAAAAGTCAACCTAACTAGACAGAatcgaaattcaaaattccGTCTCTTTGGTACAGAATACGCTTTGGACCTTCTCGAGCCCGTCGGAACTGTAACTCAGTATTATTCTGGCGCCGATGACTCTCCGGTCAGTTCAATCCCGAAGTAAGCGGAAACCGATTGATGTATTTGATTACTCTGACGAGGATGACCGTGTTGAAGAGGAGTCGAAGAAACTCCTTCGCAAATTCGATTCCCCAGTTACTAAAAAACACCACTGCGCCATCGATAAGTATGAATTCCTTCGATGCTGTGAGTGTTTCTTCTCTGAATTTctcattgaattttgtttttggctgtGTCCTGCAAAATATTTGGGAAGGAAGATCTTATTTCTCATTGAATTTCCCCAAGTTTAACATGGTAACACAAGAGAAggaatatgttattttttgtgttaataTCTTTCTATTGCAGTTGCGAAGGATACCCAAAGCGAGAGTAAAGTATTGCAACACATTGTTATTGATGTTGAAGGTAATAGTAGGAAAATTATATCTTGGAGAACAGTTCTCAACTACAAATGATGAAAATTGTGTAGAATTCCAAATTTTCAGATGCTAGTGTGTGTGGTAGAATAGAAATAACCAATTATGGTTTATGCAGTCCCAGTAAAAGAAGAACCGTCAAGATGTGAACTCAGCGGAGATGGAAATGTGAGCCTTTGTCATGCAGTCATGATGGAGTTATTACAAGGAATGAGAATGGCtagaaattttctaatttttgttgtaCAATATATTGCAGAGTGACCTGATTGATGTTATCTCCAATGGCTCCCATAGAAGGATTGGAATCGATTCATTAACGTCATCATCTCTGTCGGAAAATGATGAAGGTTTTTAGTATTCTCTATCTTTAGTTTCAGTAATCATTTCCTGTTTGTTATCTCAAAATTGCTTGCTCTAAAGAAACTGCTGAATTCTTTTAGTTTCAACTGGAGAAGCCACAAATCCTGCTTCTGATCCACATGAAGTTGTAAGTCTTTTCGAGTATATGCTGTTCTTTTAACTAGAGATAGTTAAGGATCACGAACAAAATGAAAAGCATAAGCTCTACTTCCTCTGAAAAGTTGTTGATATGCTGTTTGTCTCAAGGCTTATGCACTTGGGTTTATATGCAGACAGTAACtcatactctttttctttttctgcacATACAGGATCCCGAGAATGCACAAGTTCTTATTATCCCTGATGTTATTATATATGGAGATATATACTGTACAAACTCGAAGTTAACATTTTCACGCAACTGTATGAATGTTGAAAGTTCTTCAGTAAATGCAACTAAAGGGACCTTTAGTTGTCAGTGGACAATAGAAGATATCATCAAAATTGAGTCTCAGTGGTGTTTAGAGGTGAGTTCTGTAAGATCCTCATTTTATGTTGTATTTTTGAATTGTATTTTTAATGATACTTGAGTTGTATTTTTTAGGTTGAGACTGCCTTTGTTAACGTCCTTCTGAAGTCCAGGAAGCCTGAAGGAGTTGATATTGCGAAAGATATTTCAGGTCTACCATAAAGTTcacttttgtttatgtttgtgtGGCTTAAGTGCAAAGGGAGTTTTCAAGCGAGGGGGTTCCTTAAATCGTTAGCTGAATAAGAAGGGCATACACATCATAATCCCTCTATTGCtagtttttgatgtttacaaCGTCAAGTCTAGTCTAACTAACATCTGTACTCATGCTGACAGGAATTGATCTCCTAAAATTTTCCGTGTATGACCCTAAATGGTCTAAAGAAGTAGAAACCATCAGATCGTTGGACTCGAGATACAAGAATATTTGGTTTGACACCATAACGTAAGTCACTTAGAAATACTATTGGCACCATTGTGTTGGTATATACATTGCAGTTCTCCCCACTTCCTCTCCTTCCATCATTATTATGTTGGTGGTATATGATATAACTGGTCTTTTGCTCAAGTCTTgaaatctatataaatttcttttgtttccacaTCGTTAATAGAATTGATGACATAGTggacaaaatatatatgtgctatcatataaaaaattctCTTGCTTTCAACTGTTTCCTTGTTACCTAAATAGA includes:
- a CDS encoding uncharacterized protein (unknown protein; FUNCTIONS IN: molecular_function unknown; INVOLVED IN: biological_process unknown; LOCATED IN: endomembrane system; EXPRESSED IN: 6 plant structures; EXPRESSED DURING: 4 anthesis, C globular stage, petal differentiation and expansion stage; BEST Arabidopsis thaliana protein match is: unknown protein (TAIR:AT4G33590.1); Has 131 Blast hits to 131 proteins in 40 species: Archae - 0; Bacteria - 9; Metazoa - 12; Fungi - 24; Plants - 58; Viruses - 0; Other Eukaryotes - 28 (source: NCBI BLink).) produces the protein MTKRSVSRNLVTCLASPKFSLNVLCLVVTVFVLLQIWSFHITQQPILLPPSLFTYLKEQQQEPEQIKSENETAYLVEKLRESVTFLPLKDLRFSNKPLEGHTWFMSSLYDNQTKGEVQYQEFPSESSKGRLLCLKGVDEHDGSWNYYALAWPQALPVNASLQEGLTFVSYNHYDYGNMWHGLSAMVPFVAWSLRHQCENPQRWVLYHWGELRFKMGNWLNEIITATYGQNTEFLRFRDKNRPVCFEKAVVMRHNEGGMSRERRMEVFDLIRCKARHYCNISLSETSKSRIGMTLLMRTGPRSFKNESAVIDIFKRECKNVEGCELKVSYSNNLTFCEQVELMRMTDVLVSPHGAQLTNLVLMDRNSSVMEFLPKGWRKLAGVGQLVYQWGTRWSGMRHEGSWHDPDGEICQFPDTDRRCMSSVYKNGRIGYNETYFGEWAKSVLGKFKERKMANVVGRKHSYGSLDGCWC
- a CDS encoding glycine-rich protein (glycine-rich protein; BEST Arabidopsis thaliana protein match is: glycine-rich protein (TAIR:AT1G55990.1); Has 1241 Blast hits to 739 proteins in 74 species: Archae - 0; Bacteria - 1083; Metazoa - 49; Fungi - 4; Plants - 54; Viruses - 14; Other Eukaryotes - 37 (source: NCBI BLink).), which gives rise to MIVQGLEVVAEGGGEKNGMDGRLVGREGMDGRLVGREGMDGILVGREGIVVGNEGKVGIGGIAVGMVGRFGCGKADGIGNGDIAVGIVGRVGKDGCGNVDGNGGSPIVGIGRFGI